GTTCACTTGATTTGCTGATCCAGGACGGTCGTCATAGAGATGCCAGCCTTCGGATGCGGGATAGATGTCCTCAAGATAGCGGCAGGGCATGAAATTCGTGAGGCAGGATAGATTGAAGGTAGTCAGCCAACGTATCTCCGATTCGGGAGCGTCCGGAACGAACGATACCCTTACCATGTTGCAAAAGGAGCAGCCTCCGGGACGGTTGTACGTATAGTACGGATGTTTGGCTAGCTGGTCGCTATAGGTGAGGAGATACTCGTCCGAGCTTAGGCGACTCGCGGCATGGCTGGTGGCGATGAGCGCGTATCCGTCATTCACGTGAAAAGAGGGAACCTGGTAGCTGAAGACAGCGCTCTTTCGCGCGACGATGGCGTCCTGAACGACGAAGGTCGTTCTCAATGTCGCAGGTCTGCTGGCGAGGAAACTGAAAGGAGTAAAGATGCGTGAGGCTGCTAGGACAATAGAGCTATTCTCCCACGCTCCATGAGGTAGTCGCTGTGCCATTCTTATCTCAGGACTCTGCAACTCGATGGTGTAGCGACAGAAAGAGGCGTTGCAGTCGCCCTGATAGTGTCCGTACTTACCCCATTTACGAGTGAGGTTTTCTGCTTCGGGCCACTTGGTTTGGCGGAGCTTTAGAGCTTGGAAATCGGCCATCATGTGCTCCGCCTGCCGCCTGAAGAGGTAGGTTTGAATGCGGAGAATGGCCGCAAGGAGAAGGAAAAGGACGATCACCGTTATGGCTGCGCGGCGAAGTATACGAACTGTAGTGGCCCATTTCATTGCGTTATCTAAGATCACACAATTGTTTCCTATCCGCATTAGAAAATATCGGATGGCGAGTTCAGCTTCGATATGCCGAGTTCACAGAGGCAGTGTGCGGTTCGCATCCCTGTCGGATCACGAGCGTATCGTCGGGAATCCGGAAGTTTCAAACTGATCGTAAGCACCGCGCCAGCCAAAGGCAGAGATTAGTCCCTTAAAGTCGGCTTGTGGGAAGTAACGAAGCAAGTTTCTCTCCATTCAGGGGTGCTCGATCAATCGATGTCAAAACCTGACCCTTTAGAGCGGAGCGAGCAAAGCGCCGCAGATCCTTCGACTTCGTTTGGCGTGCTCCAAACTCCGCTCAAGATGACACTTTGATCGTGCCAGGAATTTCTGGGACGGACAGGAGAATTAGAAATACAGGGATCCTTCGTCCTTCGGTTTATACCTCAGTCCTCAGAATGACGGCGAGGTAGTGGAAACGGCGCACGGTAAGAACGTAAACAGCAGATTCCTCCGCTTTCTGCCCCAGCGAGTAAACTCGCCGGGGACCTGTTCTCGATGGAATGACAACGAGAGAGAAATTGTCGGAAAAGCTTGTGCAATTTTTTTGACGAAACCTAAATCTTTTGCCGTTCCGGGACGCTGGAGCGCAGCGCTTCGAGACGCTGTTCCAGATGTGTCTGGATGGCAGCATGTTCGGGCTTGTTGTAGAGGTTGTTGCGTTCGCCGGGGTCGGCCTTCAGGTCGTAAAGCTCGCCCTCGCTGGGGTTCATGACATAGCGAATGAGCTTGTACTGTTCGGTTCGGATTCCACGATGAGGCGCGACCTTCTCCGGGTTGGGCCACTCGTAATACTCGTAGTACCACTCCTTGCGGAAGCCGGGATCAGCGTTGGCAGAGAGAGGGATCATGCTCTTGCCTTGCATGTGTTTCGGCGTGGGAATACCGGCGATGTCGAGCAGCGTTGGAGCGATGTCGATGTCGAGAACCATTTCGTCGCGCACGGTGCCCGGTTTAATGCGCTCGGGATAACGAACCATCATGGGAACGCGCAGAGAAGGCTCGTGCATGAGGCGCTTGTCGAAGAGACGCCACTCGCCGAGGAAGTATCCGTGGTCGGAGGTGTGGAGGACGGCGGTGTCGTCGAGGATGCCCTTCTTTTCGAGATTGTTGAGGACGCGGCCGATGTTCTCGTCAACGGCGACGAGTCCGGCGTAGTAGTCCTTCGACATGCCTTCGAGCGAGCCGCAGGCAACGTGAGAGTTTGTGGTGCCGATTTTGTTTTCGGCGTCGATGAAGCTTTGTGGCTTGCCGGGATAACCTTTGAGGTCATCATCGAAGGTTGCAGGCTTGGGAATCGGAGTGCCGTTGTAGAGATCGAGATGGCGGCGGGGGCGGAAGAAGGGTTCATGCGGAGCGACGAACCAGACGAGAAGGCAGAAGGGCTTGTCGCCGCGATCCTGATCGAGCCACTCGAGTGCCTTGTCGGTGGTGAGGTCGTCGGGATAGACGGCATGATATTGCTTCTCGGGGCCGACGACTCCGTTACGCCCTTCTTTGAAGAAGGGATTTTCATAGTTATTGCCGGGATCGTTGTGGCCGAAGTAGTAGTCCCAGTTACGCTCTTCGACGCCGTTGTGCATGTGAACCTTGCCGAGGATAGCGATCTCGTAGCCGGCCTGCTTGAGAAGGTCGGTGAAGAGAGGAATGTCGGCGGGCAGTGGCTGGCGAAGATGTTCGTTGGAGAGGGCTCCAGTAGAACGGGAGTACATGCCAGTGAGAGCAGAGGCGCGGGCGGGAGCGCAGAGCGCATTGGTGCAGAAGGCGTTGGTGAAGCGCATTCCTTCTTTGCCGATTCGGTCGTGGTTCGGAGTCTTCAGAATCGAATGTCCTGCGATGGAGAGAGCATCGGCACGCTGGCCTTCGCCAAGGAAGTAGACGATGTTGGGACGCTTCGTCGTTGCCTGTGCAGCGTGAGCCGAGGGGATGCCGGTGGCGAGAGTGCCTGCGACGGCGAGCGCGCCTTGCAGGAAGTCTCGGCGGGTGGCCTTTCCTCCTTCGGAAAGAGATTCTTCAGGTGTGATCGGCTCGGACTTCGACATGCATTCTCCTTGAGGGGATGATTCGTGTGTTCCTTCAGTGTAGAGAAAATAGCGGGCCGACTGATGCGTTTTTGTGCATAGTGCACGAGACGATAAGGGTTTCGTATGCGAAAACGCAGATCCTTCCCCATTCGACTCGCTATGCTCGCTCAGGGTAGGCTCTTCGCTTGCGCTTCGCTCAGGATGACATTTTTCTATGTCGCAAATTTTTGGATGCAAAGCGAAAAATTAGAAATACAAAGAAAAACGGGCTGAGATTTTGATCTCAGCCCGTTTGAATCACAAGGCAGATTGCTGGTTGTGTTTATCGGTGACCGCCACCACCATGGCCGCTGCCACCGCCGTGGAAACCACCACCGCCGCCGCCATGGAATCCGCCACCACCGCCGCCGCCGTGGAATCCACCGCCGCTGTAACCGCCACGGGGCGCGCTGCTGAAGCCGCCACTATTGCCACGGAAGCTACCGGAGTTGCCGCCGAAGCTGGGGCGTGCCTGGTTGCTGGCGTATCCACCACGGTTTCCATAGCCCTGTGACGGGCTGGAGAAACTGCGGTTGTTATAGTTCTGCGAAGGAGCCGAGCCGCGGTTGAAGTTCTGGCCGTTGTTGCCAAAGTTATGTTGCGAACCGGTCGTGCCGCGGAAGTTATTGCGGTCGAAGGAACCACGGGAACCACGCGTTGCGGAGACATTGGTGAATCCGTTGCGGGTTCCCGAGGCGTAGTTGTTGCCACGGTTATTGAAGTACGACCCGCGATTTCCGGCGTAGTTATTGCCGCGGTTGACCCAGCTTGAACCTCCAGGGCGTCCGTCAAAGTGGCCGGCATAAGGACGGTTATAGACGTAACCGCCACGATAGCCAGGGCCGAAGCGGTTATAGCAACGGTTGTACCAGAAGTGTCCTCCACCCCAGTATCCGCCGTAGAAACCTACACCGAAGTAGCCGAAGCCATAGTTGACTCCGCCGTAGTAACCGACAGTGGGACCCCAGTAACCGGCGTTCCAGAAGTATCCGCTGGAGCCATATCCCCAGTAGCCGGGGGTCCAGAGCGCACCGACGTAGGGAGGAAGCACCCAGGCGCCGTCGACCCACTCATAGCCTTCGCCAGTCCAGGCCCAATAACCGGGGGTCCAAATGTAGCCGTCACCCGGCATTGCGGGCTGAGCATATACAGGGATTACGGGTGGAGCGATTGCAACAGAGACGAAGACTCGAGCGTGTGCGGTCGCAGGAGTTAGAAACGCTGCGCCAGTAAAGAAGGCCGCCCCTAAAATGCCAGCGCCTACAACGTTGCGAATTTTATCGGAGAGGTTCATTGCCTACCTTCGCCGAGGATTCTTCGTTTTTGCCCGACCGGGCTGGGCTTCGAGAATCACCAGCTGAGGTTCCTGCCCGCTTTGCGGATCAGGCACTCGATCTATTAGACCCGATTTTTTGAAGTTCGTTGCACAAATATGAATGAGGATTCAGTGCCAGAGAATTTGTAGGAAAGGAAAGACCTTATTTTGTGTCTCATAGGCAAAAAGATGCCCTGCCTAGGAGGCAGAGCATCGGATGATTTGGGATGGAAAGAAGCTAGTCTGCTCCCCCTAATGCTCCTACAGTCTGTTGCGACTTTGGCTGGAAGTAGCTCTTATCCCAGAGTGCGCGATAAAACTGCCCGGTGAGCTCGGCAGCCTTCGGGCCAAAGGTGGGACGCCCACCTTCGAGGAAGAAGACGGTTACCAGTCTTCCATTGGGAGTGTCGGCGTACGAGCCGAACCAGCCGAATCGTGTTCCATTGTTGGAGCAGGTTCCGGTTTTACCCATGACGGGGAACTCGCTGAAGCTGGTACGCAGCGAACGTGCTGTGCCGTACATGACTGCGCCCTGCATTCCATCCACAATCTCAGGAATCAGAGGCGCGATATTCAGTTGACGCTTTACGCGTGGCTGGAAGGTCGCGATGTCGATGGAGCTTTCAGGATGTTGCAGATAGTAGAGCGTTCCCCCATTGGCGATGGCGGAAACGATGGCTCCCAGTTGCAGGGGAGTCATGGAGACGCTTTCGCCAAAGGAGCACATTCTTCCTACGCCGCCGAGCTTCGCGGGCAGTTCTTCGTCCGGGTAGATGCCGAGTTGTTCGCCCTGAATGTGATAGCCCGCCAATTCACCGAGACCGAATTCATTAGCGTAGTGTTTGACCCGTTCGAATCCAAGGGTCCGGCCCAGGGTTTCGAAATAGGCGTTGTTCGAGTGAGCCAGCGCATCGGTGAGATTCATGCGGTAGCGTCCGCCCAGGTTGACCGGCGTATCCCGCTTGATGATTCCTTCTTCCAGGGCTGCGAGGGCGACGGTGAGCTTGATGGTGGAGCAGGGCTCCGCGCCCCGCGAGAGCGCAAGCTTCTGGTTCACCATGGCGAGGATGCGTCCGTTCGAGGGATCGATAGCGAGCGCGGTGCCGTTCATGTTGCCCAGAGCTTCAATCAGAGCTGCCCGAACGTTTGAATCTTCCCCCTCGGTTACATCGCCGAGCGTTAGATTGTCGGCGTAGGAACTGGCGGAGAAGTGCTCATAGTAGCGCGTCCGCCGGACTGCAAGCTTCGTTCGTGTCCCATGGCGTCGGCTGGAGGCTGTCGTTTTGACTGCAACCTTTTTCTTCGAAGTGACCTTACTTGTGGAAGTGACCTTACTTGTGGAAGTGACCTTACTTGTGGCGGCCTTCGTTTTAGCTGTGGTGCGCGAGGTTTGCTTTGTGGCAACGCGCGATCGTCCACCGACGGCATGCGCTGTCCCCGAGGATTGATGTTTCGCAGACCGCGACGAGGTCGTCGCCGTTGCCTCTCCTCCGGAACCTACAACCAGGCCCAGAAGGACTCCGCCCAAGATCCTGACCCAATTCGACACCAGGAGCTCCTTCTTAATCAGAAACAGAATGTGCAATCAAGTTGCCAAAGATGCAGGC
This portion of the Edaphobacter sp. 4G125 genome encodes:
- a CDS encoding sulfatase/phosphatase domain-containing protein, translated to MSKSEPITPEESLSEGGKATRRDFLQGALAVAGTLATGIPSAHAAQATTKRPNIVYFLGEGQRADALSIAGHSILKTPNHDRIGKEGMRFTNAFCTNALCAPARASALTGMYSRSTGALSNEHLRQPLPADIPLFTDLLKQAGYEIAILGKVHMHNGVEERNWDYYFGHNDPGNNYENPFFKEGRNGVVGPEKQYHAVYPDDLTTDKALEWLDQDRGDKPFCLLVWFVAPHEPFFRPRRHLDLYNGTPIPKPATFDDDLKGYPGKPQSFIDAENKIGTTNSHVACGSLEGMSKDYYAGLVAVDENIGRVLNNLEKKGILDDTAVLHTSDHGYFLGEWRLFDKRLMHEPSLRVPMMVRYPERIKPGTVRDEMVLDIDIAPTLLDIAGIPTPKHMQGKSMIPLSANADPGFRKEWYYEYYEWPNPEKVAPHRGIRTEQYKLIRYVMNPSEGELYDLKADPGERNNLYNKPEHAAIQTHLEQRLEALRSSVPERQKI
- a CDS encoding YXWGXW repeat-containing protein, which produces MNLSDKIRNVVGAGILGAAFFTGAAFLTPATAHARVFVSVAIAPPVIPVYAQPAMPGDGYIWTPGYWAWTGEGYEWVDGAWVLPPYVGALWTPGYWGYGSSGYFWNAGYWGPTVGYYGGVNYGFGYFGVGFYGGYWGGGHFWYNRCYNRFGPGYRGGYVYNRPYAGHFDGRPGGSSWVNRGNNYAGNRGSYFNNRGNNYASGTRNGFTNVSATRGSRGSFDRNNFRGTTGSQHNFGNNGQNFNRGSAPSQNYNNRSFSSPSQGYGNRGGYASNQARPSFGGNSGSFRGNSGGFSSAPRGGYSGGGFHGGGGGGGFHGGGGGGFHGGGSGHGGGGHR
- a CDS encoding penicillin-binding transpeptidase domain-containing protein; this translates as MSNWVRILGGVLLGLVVGSGGEATATTSSRSAKHQSSGTAHAVGGRSRVATKQTSRTTAKTKAATSKVTSTSKVTSTSKVTSKKKVAVKTTASSRRHGTRTKLAVRRTRYYEHFSASSYADNLTLGDVTEGEDSNVRAALIEALGNMNGTALAIDPSNGRILAMVNQKLALSRGAEPCSTIKLTVALAALEEGIIKRDTPVNLGGRYRMNLTDALAHSNNAYFETLGRTLGFERVKHYANEFGLGELAGYHIQGEQLGIYPDEELPAKLGGVGRMCSFGESVSMTPLQLGAIVSAIANGGTLYYLQHPESSIDIATFQPRVKRQLNIAPLIPEIVDGMQGAVMYGTARSLRTSFSEFPVMGKTGTCSNNGTRFGWFGSYADTPNGRLVTVFFLEGGRPTFGPKAAELTGQFYRALWDKSYFQPKSQQTVGALGGAD